Proteins encoded in a region of the Streptomyces sp. NBC_01471 genome:
- a CDS encoding carbohydrate ABC transporter permease — protein MTTPTTPSTPTTPMTLTTGTSPAEQTPPAARRPARPVRRDRPGRRATVLSHTALSIASLIALFPIAWLAFLSLGPDKSDYLHPGRIWSKISFANYSFVLEHTRFFTWLGNTALIAVATSVIGVFMAATAGYAVSRMRFPGHKKLMWLLLVTQMFPVAVLMVPMYVILADLGLIDTFGALILVYCSTAVPYCAWMLKGYFDTIPYEIDEAGRVDGLSPFGTFWRLILPLARPGLAVAGFYTCLTAWGEVAFASTFMLDDSKYTLAVGLSSFVSEHDAQWNYMAATAVLIAIPVSVIFYLVQKHLVTGLTAGGTKG, from the coding sequence ATGACGACCCCGACGACCCCGTCGACACCGACTACCCCGATGACCCTCACCACCGGGACCTCACCCGCCGAGCAAACCCCGCCGGCCGCACGGCGGCCCGCCCGACCGGTCCGCCGCGACCGGCCCGGCCGCAGGGCCACCGTGCTCTCGCACACCGCGCTGAGCATCGCCAGCCTGATCGCGCTCTTCCCGATCGCGTGGCTGGCCTTCCTCTCGCTCGGCCCCGACAAGAGCGACTATCTGCACCCGGGCCGGATCTGGTCCAAGATCTCGTTCGCCAACTACTCGTTCGTCCTGGAGCACACCCGCTTCTTCACCTGGCTCGGCAACACCGCCCTGATCGCCGTCGCGACCAGCGTCATCGGGGTGTTCATGGCCGCCACCGCCGGCTACGCGGTCTCCCGGATGAGGTTCCCCGGGCACAAGAAGCTGATGTGGCTGCTGCTGGTCACCCAGATGTTCCCGGTCGCCGTCCTGATGGTGCCGATGTACGTGATCCTCGCGGACCTCGGCCTCATCGACACCTTCGGCGCCCTGATCCTCGTGTACTGCTCCACCGCCGTGCCGTACTGCGCCTGGATGCTCAAGGGGTACTTCGACACCATCCCGTACGAGATCGACGAGGCGGGGCGCGTCGACGGGCTCAGCCCCTTCGGCACCTTCTGGCGGCTCATCCTGCCGCTCGCCAGGCCCGGTCTCGCGGTGGCCGGCTTCTACACCTGCCTGACCGCCTGGGGCGAGGTCGCCTTCGCCTCGACGTTCATGCTCGACGACAGCAAGTACACCCTCGCGGTGGGCCTCTCCAGCTTCGTCAGCGAACACGACGCCCAGTGGAACTACATGGCGGCCACCGCCGTCCTCATCGCCATCCCCGTCTCCGTCATCTTCTACCTGGTGCAGAAGCACCTGGTCACAGGCTTGACGGCGGGCGGGACGAAGGGCTGA
- a CDS encoding glycoside hydrolase family 13 protein — MTQHSAAPADHAGAPSAAARTGWWRDAVIYQVYPRSFADSNGDGMGDIEGVRSRLPYLRDLGVDAVWLSPFYASPQADAGYDVADYRAIDPMFGTLLDADALIRDAHGLGLRIIVDVVPNHTSDQYEWFKRAIGDGPASPLRDRYHFREGKGENGELPPNDWESIFGGPAWTRVADGAWYLHLFAPEQPDLNWENPAVADEFRSILRFWLDMGVDGFRVDVAHGLVKAPGLPDLGGTDQLRLLGNDVMPFFDQDGVHEIYRSWRTILDEYPGERIAVAEAWTPTVQRTAHYVRPDELHQAFNFQYLATHWDAAELREVIDVSLAAMRPVGAPATWVLSNHDVTRHTTRFGNPPAGTQIRTPGDRELGLRRARAATLLMLALPGSAYLYQGEELGLPDVTDLPDEVRQDPSFFRAAGQDGFRDGCRVPIPWTADGSSYGFGSGGSWLPQPADWGALSVETQTGDPASTLELYRAALSVRRELPGLGAGDSVEWLPGTPGGVLAFARPGFRCTVNTTGRAVRLPVPGRPVLASAEVSVEQAEFELPADSTVWWSV; from the coding sequence ATGACTCAGCACTCCGCCGCCCCCGCCGACCACGCCGGCGCCCCGTCGGCCGCCGCCCGCACCGGCTGGTGGCGGGACGCGGTGATCTACCAGGTCTATCCGCGCAGCTTCGCCGACAGCAACGGCGACGGCATGGGGGACATCGAAGGTGTCCGCAGCCGGCTGCCGTACCTGCGCGACCTCGGGGTCGACGCCGTCTGGCTCTCGCCGTTCTACGCGTCCCCGCAGGCCGACGCCGGGTACGACGTCGCCGACTACCGGGCCATCGACCCCATGTTCGGCACGCTCCTGGACGCCGACGCGCTGATCCGCGACGCCCACGGCCTGGGCCTGCGGATCATCGTGGACGTGGTGCCCAACCACACGTCCGACCAGTACGAGTGGTTCAAGCGAGCCATCGGCGACGGCCCGGCCTCACCGCTGCGTGACCGCTACCACTTCCGCGAGGGGAAGGGCGAGAACGGCGAACTCCCGCCCAACGACTGGGAGTCCATCTTCGGCGGCCCCGCCTGGACCCGGGTCGCCGACGGCGCCTGGTACCTCCACCTCTTCGCCCCCGAGCAGCCGGACCTGAACTGGGAGAACCCGGCCGTCGCCGACGAGTTCCGCTCGATCCTGCGGTTCTGGCTGGACATGGGAGTCGACGGATTCCGGGTCGACGTCGCCCACGGCCTCGTCAAGGCGCCCGGCCTGCCCGACCTCGGCGGCACCGACCAGCTGCGGCTGCTCGGCAATGACGTCATGCCGTTCTTCGACCAGGACGGTGTCCACGAGATCTACCGGTCCTGGCGCACGATCCTCGACGAGTACCCGGGCGAGCGGATAGCCGTCGCCGAGGCGTGGACGCCGACCGTGCAGCGCACCGCCCACTACGTACGCCCCGACGAGCTGCACCAGGCGTTCAACTTCCAGTACCTGGCGACCCACTGGGACGCGGCCGAGCTGCGCGAGGTCATCGACGTCTCGCTGGCCGCGATGCGTCCGGTGGGCGCGCCCGCGACCTGGGTGCTCTCCAACCACGACGTCACCCGGCACACGACCCGCTTCGGCAACCCGCCCGCCGGCACGCAGATCCGCACCCCCGGCGACCGGGAGCTGGGCCTGCGGCGGGCCCGCGCGGCGACGCTGCTGATGCTGGCGCTGCCCGGCTCCGCCTACCTCTACCAGGGCGAGGAACTCGGCCTCCCGGACGTCACCGACCTGCCCGACGAGGTCAGGCAGGACCCGTCGTTCTTCCGCGCGGCCGGCCAGGACGGGTTCCGCGACGGCTGCCGGGTGCCGATCCCGTGGACCGCGGACGGCTCCTCGTACGGCTTCGGGAGCGGTGGCAGCTGGCTCCCGCAGCCCGCGGACTGGGGCGCGCTGAGCGTCGAGACGCAGACCGGCGACCCCGCCTCCACCCTGGAGCTGTACCGCGCCGCGCTCTCCGTACGGCGGGAGCTGCCGGGCCTGGGCGCCGGGGACTCCGTCGAATGGCTCCCCGGCACCCCGGGCGGAGTGCTGGCCTTCGCCCGGCCCGGCTTCCGCTGCACGGTCAACACCACCGGCCGCGCCGTACGGCTGCCCGTGCCGGGCCGGCCGGTGCTGGCCAGCGCCGAAGTCAGCGTGGAACAGGCCGAGTTCGAGCTGCCTGCGGACAGCACCGTCTGGTGGTCGGTGTGA
- a CDS encoding LacI family DNA-binding transcriptional regulator: MVVGVTAPPRLAHIAAQAAVSEATVSRVLNGKPGVADTTRQRVLAALDVLGYERPVRLRQRSAGLIGLVTPELTNPIFPAFAQAVEQVLAGHGYTPVLCTQMPGGATEDELVEQLVERGVGGIVFLSGLHADTSSDPARYAGLTERGVPFVLINGYNERISAPFVSPDDHAAVHMAVRHLSDLGHRRIGLAVGPPRYVPSRRKREGFIEAVAGRLGQSAEEAGALVQHTLFSVEGGRAAAGALLDQGCTAVVCGSDMMALGVVRAARERGLEVPDDVSVVGFDDSQLIAFTSPPLTTVRQPVQAMAAAAVGALLEEIGGNPVQRTEFVFQPELVVRGSTARHTG; encoded by the coding sequence CTGGTGGTCGGTGTGACCGCACCTCCCCGGCTCGCGCACATCGCCGCGCAGGCCGCCGTCAGCGAGGCCACCGTGAGCCGGGTGCTCAACGGTAAGCCGGGCGTCGCGGACACCACGCGCCAGCGGGTGCTCGCGGCGCTCGACGTCCTCGGCTACGAGCGGCCGGTACGGCTCCGCCAGCGCAGCGCGGGCCTGATCGGCCTGGTGACCCCCGAGCTGACCAACCCCATCTTCCCGGCCTTCGCCCAGGCGGTGGAGCAGGTGCTCGCGGGCCACGGCTACACCCCGGTCCTGTGTACGCAGATGCCGGGCGGCGCCACCGAGGACGAACTGGTCGAGCAGCTGGTGGAGCGCGGGGTGGGCGGCATCGTCTTCCTCTCCGGGCTGCACGCCGACACCTCGTCCGACCCCGCGCGGTACGCCGGTCTCACTGAGCGCGGGGTGCCGTTCGTCCTGATCAACGGCTACAACGAACGGATCAGCGCGCCCTTCGTCTCGCCCGACGACCATGCGGCGGTCCACATGGCCGTGCGCCATCTCTCGGACCTCGGGCACCGCAGGATCGGTCTGGCGGTCGGCCCGCCCCGCTATGTGCCCTCGCGCCGCAAGCGCGAGGGGTTCATCGAGGCGGTGGCGGGCCGGCTGGGCCAGTCCGCGGAGGAGGCCGGGGCCCTGGTCCAGCACACCCTGTTCAGCGTCGAGGGCGGCCGGGCCGCGGCGGGCGCGCTGTTGGACCAGGGGTGCACCGCCGTGGTCTGCGGCAGCGACATGATGGCGCTGGGTGTCGTCCGGGCGGCCCGCGAACGCGGCCTCGAAGTCCCCGACGACGTCTCGGTGGTCGGCTTCGACGACTCGCAGCTGATCGCCTTCACCAGCCCGCCGCTGACCACGGTCCGCCAGCCGGTCCAGGCGATGGCCGCGGCGGCGGTGGGCGCGCTCCTGGAGGAGATCGGCGGGAACCCGGTCCAGCGCACCGAGTTCGTCTTCCAGCCGGAACTGGTGGTACGCGGCTCCACGGCCCGCCATACCGGCTGA